TACTAATATCTACCTAGTTTTAGTACTTAAGTCACTTAATCAGTCTAGGTTTGAAATCCCATATGAAAGCTGCACATAACAATCATTAATGCTCTTAGAAGCTTAAGTTAAATAAAACCTGAATATTTGataagattttaaattcttatatAACTGAAACCAACAGTGTGTCATTATAtctatgtgtatatatatgcatatacatatacacacaaATATATATGCACATGTATATCCACAGTGAAAACCCtgaataaactattttaaaggCATGTGTTGTGTTTTGAAGTGTTTTCTTAAAAATCCTGTCTAGAGTTGAATGTCCAAGTCAGACTCGAAGTTCAGTCTAAAAACTTTTGGAGCTGCTTGTCCCTGAATCAGTcactttaaaaatcccagcatcCGATAACCTGGGTTTCTTTTTCGGTGGAGTCTTCAGTGTTCCAGACCGTTCTTTCACTTTGTACTCTAAAGTGCTGTGAGGTACTCCGTAAATTCCTTGTGCTTTAGAAACACTCATTTTACCGCTCATCACCATTGTAATAGCTTCTTCCAAGATTTCATGATCGTACTGGCGGTAACGGCCACGCTTCTTCCTGGGCTGCTTATCTCTTCGATCCAGATCATCTGCATTTTCCTCAACTGAACCGTTCTTCAAATTAAGACACAACGGAGAAAGATCTGCTTGCATGATGCAAGATTCAATACCAGAGTGAGCTAGAGGTACAGAACAAtccattttgttctgtttaggGAGTATAGTTTTGAGTTTCTGAAGTGCTGAACCTTCTGGAATTGATGTAGCTTTAGACACTTGATACATTACATCCACAAGACCAGAGATTTCAGGTTGGGATTTGGGTGCAGAATTGACCCGTACCTGAGGGATTCTTAACTGTACAGCAGGACTGGTTGAATTTTCATAATAaagactttcatttttttctttcagctgaGTGACCATCCTCTGTAGAGTTAACTGGTGGAGGTAAGTAGAAGCCGTTGGAAACTTTAGCTCTGAGTTTTCAATTATGTTGAATTTACCCTGTTCTGTGCGTTCAGCTTGAGCTCGAGCCCAATTAGCCACCTTCTGTAGAACAAGATGAGTCTCTCTGCTTTTTGAAATATAGTCGTCCCCAATGTCTTGGCTGAAGGCTTTCAGTGTCGACAGCTTTCCTTCGTATAAGGCTTCTAACTGAAGAAGTAGATTTTTTTGAGGTATGCCGTAAAGTATGGCTGCTTTGTGAATGTCCAGTGCTCCTGACTGAATGTCTTTCAAGGCTTTTGAAAGCAAGCCTTCTGAAAACTCTGTGCTTCTTTCCACATAGTCATCTTTCTGCAGTCTCCTAGGATGGATGGAATGAAACGATGGTAAGCTGACGCATGACAGACTGGCACACAGCTATGGAAGGGAAGGGTCCACTCCTTTATTACAGTCCTTGCTTAGGTAACATCACTGCTTCTCTCATTGTATAAAGTGTCTCTGAGTTGTGGAATACCTGTATATAGTTTCAAACGTTAGAGGAGTCCTACAAGGACAGTCTGTCAATCATGCGGTAACAACTTCTAGGGAAGCACTTCCAATATCTTTGCAGAATTGGTATCGGCACGACTGCTATACTTTCAAGTAGGCAATTGGAATAAAAACTGTATGGTACTGCTGAAAACTATGTTGTACTGCTTGTTAGAATGGTGACGTTACCGCTGAACAAGTAATAAAAGAGTCAACCCATTTGCAAAGTGtactaacaaaaacaaaattgctcAGATATCAAGTAAAGGTAAAACCTGGTTTTGCATGTGGAAAAATATAGCTAAACATTTGACAGATGTCTACGTATATCCTTACaaatgtttacatttgtttaaagatcataaattcaatgtatttaaaataatatggtCCACTTCAGAAGATGTTATGAAGTTATATATTGATGTTTATTCATGTtaagaaaataaggaaaatcTACTTATTTCAGCACAATATACAATCTAATACTTTATAACTTGTCGACATACCAAGATCTTAACCAGGCAGTAAAAGTGACAGTTCAGCACTCCCAGTTCAGAAAAACTGCAATTTCCACTGTCTGTGTTCAtataaacaaaaatagaaatgctCAAAACGTTCTTTTAAAATTGAGTAGTATCCAGAGTGCCTAATACTGCCCttgaaaataattctaaaattaaACTGTCAATTAAACAGTTAAACAGCTTTAAATGAAgcataaaaaatgtgaaaaggcagATCTTCATTTAATGGTACTTACCCTGAAGCTTTGTGATTAGTGGATACATTTCTTGATGATGTAGAACTGGCACTATTTTTTTTCGAGAGATCAAGCACGCCATCTGCTATgaaagttaaaaattaaagattaAGTGAATAATATTACATTGAGGGATAGTGCTTATACAGGGCAAAGCATAtttttggaaacaaaaataCGTGCTGCAGAGTACTGATTGTTTCACAGTATAGTCTGTTACACTAAtagattacatttttacatacgttttgtacattttaataagATCTTTCAGAACTGAATAAAAGCAAACGTCAAAGAGATTTAATGCAATAGTCAGAACAACAATAATTACTTGGCATATTGTACAAAGAGATGTAATCATTGtgcaattttaattaaaggTGAATATAAAAATCTGCAAAGAAttctgaacaaaataaaacttgcaAATGCAGACCACATCGGCAGGATATTTTCCCCACAAAGTATTCTCAGTGTTAGGAGAACTTACCTTGTTCAACATTCAGATGGTTTCTGTTCACAGTGAGGTCTAATGGTCCATCTTGATCTTGGAATTGTTGGAGACTGCTACAGACTGAATCCACATCCACGGATGTTCCATTTTTTGCTTCCTGTATCCGACGACTTTTCGAAGCATACTcaattgcaaaccggcggatcATCTTTTTCATTAATTCCTGAGCAACTAAGGGAATGTTTGGATCACAGTTCTGAGGAAGGTCTATCAATAAAAGGAAGGTATATTAGTcagaaacaaacaataaaataccCAACATGCAATGAACAGcttaaattaaaactgaatttatTATACAGCAATTATTCAGGCACTTATTTTCTGTTGCAACCTTTGGCACTGAATGTGACCACTACAAAAAAAGATATGTAATTTAGTGTACATTCAGGAAAAGATCAAACATTAAAGAATGGGAGTATGTCTATCAAGTTTTGATTCTTCTTAAATCCAGGACAGGATTCCAATCCAGGAACTGAAGCACATaggaaaacaaatattacaatGAAAAAGCTTTTATTCAGACTGTGTGATTAACATTTCTCTTTACTAGTAAAACATAAATTGAATCACACTTCAAATTCTAAACTAGAATTTATGGGTAATGATACCACTGTAAAGAGCAGCTTCCTCTACTGAGTTAGTCATACCCTTCATCTTGGGAATTGACCCCTGTAATAATCTGTCAAGTTTATGCTACCTTGCGAACACAGATAAAGATGCTTCATAAAGAAACTGCAATCTTAGATAACATTTACAGCAACTTAatgaaatttaaagaaaagataAAGGAATGGAAAGGATACATTATACGTTTTGATTCTGCTGGTACATGCTTCATGTTTATATTCTTTCCAAACAAAGATACTGCATTATACATCTTTTTAATAAAAGTGTTCTACAATGACTACACAGGCTGTTAAAAGATTTTCTCAGGATTTATTGCACAGCAGTGTACAGCTGCACcattataattcaacaaatgcTTTTACTTACTGATGATATTTTACTATTAGTAAGCAACCAATtgcattttatatatactgtagtttgaatatatataatttattttaatttaacatattAAGCACATGATTTTTATATGACCATTCTTTTCCATTGAAAATGCCATCTATGATTAGTACAGAAAAGAGTGTATAAGAAGTGTGCAAAAAAGGTTTAATAAAAGACCCCTTTTCTATTACAACTGAGTTTTACACTGAAATGAAGTAACTGGAAAGGCAGGATATCAATCAAAATATTTGATTACACTTCTTTTTTAAGGTATCAATAACAGTTTTTCTTGACTCATGTTTAAGAAAAAATTCAGAacaaacttttgaaaggaatatAGTAATATATACCGATGTCAAGCCTAGTGGATataaaaattctaaaatgttttagtgATGGTTTTCATCCTTGTGCCTTTATTCTAAGAAGTTCttacattaaaatgatttaaaagtacaaaaacatTACAACTGGTCTTATACCTGGGGCAACATTAAGAATAAAGTTAAAGAACATAAATGTCATAAGACACCACTCAAAGTTTTTACCTTTCTTTCGAAAGATTGCATGAAGAAACTTGTCTGCTTGGCATTCAATTTTCTCAGTGTTAGACTGGCCCTGAGATGGAGATTCTTCTGTAGGAGTTGACTGTGATGAACTGACAGTGGGAATATGGTCCTGtataagttttaaaaaacaaaacagaaataaaatactgattAAGACACATAAATGAACctaaaaactgcaaaaataatCTACTATAAAAGTAGCAGCCGGAATTTGAATCAAAATACTCcaacagaaatatatttttattttccacctTTTATATGTTAGTATGTGATCATGgactttgttaaaataaaacaattaaacatgCACTAAAATGAAGTTATATGTATCCTTTGATTGTTCAAGaaagtagctgcatcagcatgtgtaggctgcaacgGAACAAGTcaaggattattccatgctgaaaagagaagaaaacattttggctgtggaatcttctttgggtgtgaagaACACatccgaagaaggcttcacagccgaaatgtttttcttctcttttcagcatagaataaactttgacttgttcctttgtatcatttgatgctcagtatattacttaaaacagcaacaaaatcCAAACAAttattgatattttttggtttaaatatcttatttaaaaaagtgtCACAGCCCAATTACACTGCTCAATGTGCATCATCACCAAGGCTTGTACTGCAAAAGTCATGGACTAAGTGTATGTGGTCTCTGTTGCAGCTGCATGTTCTGCACCAGGTTACAgatgtcttgtgggattctgtcccattctTTTAGAGGAGCATGGACAAACTAATGAACAGGCATATGTTTCCGGGCCCTAGATACCACACGTCATCCCAAACAcatctaaaaaatgtttaaatatcagTGATGGTGCTTAATACATCCACATCATGAATGTCAtgtcaatatattttttttcttcaccaaGCTTGATATTGAACAGGTCAAATCGTCTCATCACCTTTCCCCAATTAAATCTTCAGTaataaaatgacttttcatGACACAATCACTTGTGAGTGACACTGTTTGTCATAAATCATTAAATGATGGAAAAAACATCTGTATGTAGTAAAACCTCAGTATTTGAGAGGGTTAGTCTCCAAGAAAGGTGACTTTGTAAATGCAAGACTTAATACCTTATAGGGAAAACAGGATATGGATATGGCTTTTCCGTAATAAAACCAGCACTACAATATTATACCAGTAATATTTGTAAAAATTTACCTATTTCAGAAATagtttcaattttttaaagaaaatgctgtAAACAAAGTTTTTGCTTTGGTTTTCTCCCTATATTTCAAGTGTAAACAAATGTTATACCATGGCTTACTCAGTATTAAgagttattttttcattcttagTAGAGTGCATTTTACTTTACATATTGCTTTTACTAATATTACAAAATGAAGCACAACTGTCCAGTAACAAAGTTTATTATAGCACAGTAATAACAGATAAGATCATTTAAGCAAGAAACTAAAATAACTGTACTCACTTCCTTACCAGTCTACCAACTAACTCTCCTGTCCCTGGTTCTtctaatttctttctttctttctttgtttgttttttgcgaGAATGGATGCTGCGATAACTTATGGGACCACAGAAATTTGttattaaagttattttatttcacaacATTACATAGGCATTACTCTCATGACCGGTCTACAAGCAATGCACACCTAACGCTTTCTAGAGAGAAAATGAATAATGCATAAACAAGATGCAGTCCTAGTGAATGGCTGAACTTGGTCCACGAAAAGTGGTCACTAATTTTGCACAAGTAGA
Above is a genomic segment from Lepisosteus oculatus isolate fLepOcu1 chromosome 1, fLepOcu1.hap2, whole genome shotgun sequence containing:
- the lcorl gene encoding ligand-dependent nuclear receptor corepressor-like protein isoform X5; the encoded protein is MAAQCRSSKCTAERKGFRRELDSWRHKLIHCVGFESILEGIYGPRLLRDLSIFDDCEPDVVTDWSVDASCSFCNLQLEKLNDHIPTVSSSQSTPTEESPSQGQSNTEKIECQADKFLHAIFRKKDLPQNCDPNIPLVAQELMKKMIRRFAIEYASKSRRIQEAKNGTSVDVDSVCSSLQQFQDQDGPLDLTVNRNHLNVEQADGVLDLSKKNSASSTSSRNVSTNHKASGRLQKDDYVERSTEFSEGLLSKALKDIQSGALDIHKAAILYGIPQKNLLLQLEALYEGKLSTLKAFSQDIGDDYISKSRETHLVLQKVANWARAQAERTEQGKFNIIENSELKFPTASTYLHQLTLQRMVTQLKEKNESLYYENSTSPAVQLRIPQVRVNSAPKSQPEISGLVDVMYQVSKATSIPEGSALQKLKTILPKQNKMDCSVPLAHSGIESCIMQADLSPLCLNLKNGSVEENADDLDRRDKQPRKKRGRYRQYDHEILEEAITMVMSGKMSVSKAQGIYGVPHSTLEYKVKERSGTLKTPPKKKPRLSDAGIFKVTDSGTSSSKSF